One window of Bacillota bacterium genomic DNA carries:
- a CDS encoding ABC transporter permease, with translation MAATAAEAAGTVRRAWYTLATAFRLQLRLSVATPNYLSSVFFQPALMAILAGLVFEVAGKAEAVEFAAVGAGMFGVWNSNLHASAGIIQGERRYHTLEFLVTTRSPLFLVILGKTVAAAAFSLLSLGVCVGVVAVGFGRPLQVASVWVLLLGVAVSMAAVTVVGLLLSSLAVTTRHYWRLFDFFYLVFILSGLLFPVELLPRPIQPLSYLLPTTWSAGLVRAGLGTAESGRWLVYAVGAVATTAAYLVAALGVYSVVIRVARVEARLARY, from the coding sequence ATGGCGGCGACGGCGGCGGAAGCGGCGGGGACCGTGCGGCGGGCCTGGTACACGCTGGCCACGGCGTTCAGGCTGCAGCTTCGCCTCAGCGTGGCGACGCCCAACTACCTGTCGTCCGTCTTCTTCCAGCCGGCCCTGATGGCGATCCTGGCGGGGCTCGTGTTCGAAGTGGCGGGGAAGGCGGAGGCCGTGGAGTTCGCGGCGGTCGGGGCCGGCATGTTCGGCGTGTGGAACAGCAACCTGCACGCCTCCGCCGGCATCATCCAGGGGGAACGCCGGTACCACACGCTGGAGTTCCTCGTCACCACCCGGTCGCCGCTGTTTTTGGTCATCCTGGGCAAGACCGTGGCGGCGGCGGCATTCTCGCTGTTGTCGCTGGGGGTGTGCGTGGGGGTCGTGGCGGTGGGGTTCGGGCGGCCGCTGCAGGTGGCCAGCGTGTGGGTGCTGCTGCTGGGGGTGGCGGTGTCGATGGCGGCGGTGACGGTGGTGGGGCTGCTGCTCAGCAGCCTGGCGGTGACGACCCGCCACTACTGGCGGCTCTTCGATTTCTTCTACCTGGTGTTCATCCTGTCGGGGCTCCTGTTTCCCGTCGAACTGCTGCCCCGCCCCATCCAGCCGCTCAGCTACCTGCTGCCGACCACCTGGAGCGCCGGGCTGGTGAGGGCGGGGCTGGGGACGGCGGAGAGCGGCCGGTGGCTCGTCTATGCGGTGGGGGCGGTGGCGACGACCGCCGCCTACCTGGTGGCGGCGCTCGGCGTCTACTCGGTGGTCATCCGGGTGGCGCGGGTAGAGGCGCGGCTGGCGAGGTACTGA
- a CDS encoding ABC transporter permease, whose protein sequence is MGVAGAALLGAARAGLWVAWRTRLYEMPVALYFLTWLPNLMLQTWFYTLVALFAGGAELARFALVGSLVRLAALPTCVQTTSHLVADREEGYLAYLVTTPVNLAGLVLGRSVLYAAEAVVTVLVASAVVLPAAGMMPGAAGWLRFCGALAATCLSLSGLGLLVGRVVFRTRYDMVVTSLVVQALAIFCGVVVPVSAFPQWVAKAASLVPLTNGLAAARILLGGGTRGAAGLVAAELGVGLAYWLAGYAVLLAAVRAGRARGSLERF, encoded by the coding sequence GTGGGGGTGGCCGGGGCGGCGCTGCTGGGGGCGGCCCGGGCGGGGCTGTGGGTGGCGTGGCGAACCAGGCTGTACGAGATGCCGGTGGCGCTGTACTTCCTGACGTGGCTGCCGAACCTGATGCTGCAGACCTGGTTTTACACGCTGGTCGCGCTGTTCGCCGGGGGCGCCGAACTGGCGAGGTTCGCGCTGGTGGGGAGTCTCGTGCGGCTGGCGGCGCTGCCGACGTGCGTGCAGACCACGTCGCACCTGGTGGCGGATCGGGAAGAGGGGTACCTGGCGTACCTGGTGACGACGCCGGTCAACCTGGCCGGGCTGGTGCTGGGGCGGTCGGTGTTGTATGCGGCCGAGGCGGTCGTGACGGTGCTGGTGGCGTCGGCGGTGGTGCTGCCGGCGGCGGGGATGATGCCGGGGGCGGCGGGGTGGCTGCGGTTTTGCGGGGCGCTGGCCGCCACGTGCCTGTCGCTGTCGGGGCTGGGGTTGCTGGTGGGCCGCGTGGTGTTTCGGACGCGCTACGACATGGTGGTCACGTCGCTCGTCGTGCAGGCGCTGGCGATCTTCTGCGGGGTCGTGGTGCCGGTGTCGGCGTTTCCCCAGTGGGTGGCGAAGGCGGCCTCCCTGGTGCCCCTGACCAACGGGCTGGCGGCGGCCCGCATCCTGCTGGGCGGCGGCACCCGGGGCGCCGCCGGCCTGGTGGCCGCGGAACTGGGCGTCGGCCTCGCCTACTGGCTCGCCGGCTACGCCGTGCTGCTCGCCGCCGTGCGGGCGGGCAGGGCGAGGGGCAGCCTGGAGCGGTTTTAG